A single region of the Hylaeus volcanicus isolate JK05 chromosome 5, UHH_iyHylVolc1.0_haploid, whole genome shotgun sequence genome encodes:
- the LOC128876986 gene encoding synaptic vesicle 2-related protein isoform X2 yields the protein MGIYTFTVIQAINALGFGKFQVKLSLFTGLCWMVDSMEITILSILSPSLHCDWGITRYQQALATTVVFLGMMLSSTFWSNLSDRYGSKQSLTLCAVLLLYYAFLSAFAPNFLWILLLRGLVGFAIGCVPQSVTLYAEFLPAKQRAKCVILLDCFWALGACFEVAIALVVMPNFGWRWLLILSTIPLLVFAIITPWLPESTIFDMTSGRMDKAVSTLERVARENKKPLPPGRLVMDRFYPVNHGKLKDVLSKEMCRTSTLLWLVWMSTAFCYYGVVLMTTELFHTSSEQCSSWKNKKEDICQLDCRLERSDYIDLLWTTLAEFPGIFSTIFAIEKIGRRKTMAFQLVMFAMLICFLGRACLLSRVALTLAIFLARGLIAGVFQAAYVYTPEVYPTHLRSTGVSTCSAMARIGAMVTPYIAQVFLQWSITGAMAIYAITALCAAAATLALPVETKSQPLNDSSQETR from the exons atgggTATTT ATACATTTACGGTAATCCAAGCTATAAATGCGCTAGGATTTGGCAAATTTCAAGTTAAGCTATCCCTGTTTACGGGTCTTTGTTGGATGGTAGACAGTATggaaataacgatattaagTATTTTAAGTCCATCATTGCATTGCGACTGGGGTATAACTAGATATCAACAAGCTTTAGCAACTACG GTTGTTTTTCTAGGTATGATGCTAAGTTCTACATTCTGGAGTAATTTAAGTGACAGATATGGTAGTAAGCAATCCTTAACTTTGTGCGCTGTATTGTTGCTTTATTATGCATTCTTGAGTGCCTTTGCACCAAATTTCTTGTGGATTTTGCTGCTTAGAGGACTAGTTGGCTTTGCTATTGGTTGCGTACCGCAATC aGTCACTTTATACGCAGAATTTCTTCCAGCAAAGCAAAGAGCAAAATGCGTCATTCTATTAGAC TGTTTTTGGGCACTCGGTGCTTGTTTCGAAGTGGCGATAGCATTGGTAGTAATGCCAAACTTTGGTTGGAGATGGCTTCTTATCCTATCGACGATACCGCTTCTTGTATTCGCTATAATTACACCA TGGTTACCAGAGTCTACAATATTTGACATGACTAGTGGAAGGATGGATAAAGCCGTCTCCACATTAGAACGAGTAGCAAGAGAGAATAAGAAACCTTTACCGCCAGGAAGATTAGTCATGGATCGTTTTTATCCAGTAAATCATGGTAAATTAAAGGATGTGCTAAGTAAAGAAATGTGTAGGACGTCTACTTTGCTTTGGCTTGTatg GATGAGCACAGCATTTTGTTACTATGGTGTAGTACTAATGACGACGGAACTGTTTCACACATCGTCGGAACAGTGTAGCTcctggaaaaataaaaaagaagatatttGCCAATTGGATTGTCGTTTGGAACGTAGCGACTACATCGACCTTCTTTGGACGACGTTAGCCGAGTTTCCGGGAATTTTTTCTACTATTTTTGCAATCGAGAAGATCGGCAGAAGGAAAACTATGGCTTTTCAACTCGTAATGTTCGCCATGCTCATTTGCTTCTTAGGCAGAGCTTGTTTATTGAGCAGAGTAGCATTGACGCTCGCGATCTTTCTAGCCAGAGGCCTGATTGCTGGTGTATTCCAAGCAGCTTACGTGTATACTCCAGAAGTGTACCCTACGCATTTGCGTAGTACCGGAGTTAGTACATGCAGTGCTATGGCTAGAATCGGTGCAATGGTCACACCGTATATAGCTCAAGTATTTCTTCAGTGGTCTATAACTGGAGCAATGGCGATATACGCTATAACAGCATTATGTGCTGCTGCGGCTACTCTTGCTTTGCCCGTTGAAACAAAAAGTCAGCCACTGAACGATTCATCTCAAGAAACGAGATGA
- the LOC128876986 gene encoding synaptic vesicle 2-related protein isoform X1, with product MYVRTRVHSKQTIMSNQSQKSNEPYRELELSGSELNVNSGSTSRCSRNFGNNVDCSMELSSVVVIPDDTFTVIQAINALGFGKFQVKLSLFTGLCWMVDSMEITILSILSPSLHCDWGITRYQQALATTVVFLGMMLSSTFWSNLSDRYGSKQSLTLCAVLLLYYAFLSAFAPNFLWILLLRGLVGFAIGCVPQSVTLYAEFLPAKQRAKCVILLDCFWALGACFEVAIALVVMPNFGWRWLLILSTIPLLVFAIITPWLPESTIFDMTSGRMDKAVSTLERVARENKKPLPPGRLVMDRFYPVNHGKLKDVLSKEMCRTSTLLWLVWMSTAFCYYGVVLMTTELFHTSSEQCSSWKNKKEDICQLDCRLERSDYIDLLWTTLAEFPGIFSTIFAIEKIGRRKTMAFQLVMFAMLICFLGRACLLSRVALTLAIFLARGLIAGVFQAAYVYTPEVYPTHLRSTGVSTCSAMARIGAMVTPYIAQVFLQWSITGAMAIYAITALCAAAATLALPVETKSQPLNDSSQETR from the exons atgtatgtacgaaCGCGTGTACACAGTAAACAAACCATCATGTCTAATCAATCACAAAAATCTAACGAACCTTACCGCGAATTAGAACTAAGCGGTTCTGAATTGAACGTTAATTCAGGAAGTACCTCAAGATGTAGCAGAAATTTCGGAAACAATGTTGATTGTTCGATGGAACTTTCTTCCGTAGTAGTAATTCCAGAtg ATACATTTACGGTAATCCAAGCTATAAATGCGCTAGGATTTGGCAAATTTCAAGTTAAGCTATCCCTGTTTACGGGTCTTTGTTGGATGGTAGACAGTATggaaataacgatattaagTATTTTAAGTCCATCATTGCATTGCGACTGGGGTATAACTAGATATCAACAAGCTTTAGCAACTACG GTTGTTTTTCTAGGTATGATGCTAAGTTCTACATTCTGGAGTAATTTAAGTGACAGATATGGTAGTAAGCAATCCTTAACTTTGTGCGCTGTATTGTTGCTTTATTATGCATTCTTGAGTGCCTTTGCACCAAATTTCTTGTGGATTTTGCTGCTTAGAGGACTAGTTGGCTTTGCTATTGGTTGCGTACCGCAATC aGTCACTTTATACGCAGAATTTCTTCCAGCAAAGCAAAGAGCAAAATGCGTCATTCTATTAGAC TGTTTTTGGGCACTCGGTGCTTGTTTCGAAGTGGCGATAGCATTGGTAGTAATGCCAAACTTTGGTTGGAGATGGCTTCTTATCCTATCGACGATACCGCTTCTTGTATTCGCTATAATTACACCA TGGTTACCAGAGTCTACAATATTTGACATGACTAGTGGAAGGATGGATAAAGCCGTCTCCACATTAGAACGAGTAGCAAGAGAGAATAAGAAACCTTTACCGCCAGGAAGATTAGTCATGGATCGTTTTTATCCAGTAAATCATGGTAAATTAAAGGATGTGCTAAGTAAAGAAATGTGTAGGACGTCTACTTTGCTTTGGCTTGTatg GATGAGCACAGCATTTTGTTACTATGGTGTAGTACTAATGACGACGGAACTGTTTCACACATCGTCGGAACAGTGTAGCTcctggaaaaataaaaaagaagatatttGCCAATTGGATTGTCGTTTGGAACGTAGCGACTACATCGACCTTCTTTGGACGACGTTAGCCGAGTTTCCGGGAATTTTTTCTACTATTTTTGCAATCGAGAAGATCGGCAGAAGGAAAACTATGGCTTTTCAACTCGTAATGTTCGCCATGCTCATTTGCTTCTTAGGCAGAGCTTGTTTATTGAGCAGAGTAGCATTGACGCTCGCGATCTTTCTAGCCAGAGGCCTGATTGCTGGTGTATTCCAAGCAGCTTACGTGTATACTCCAGAAGTGTACCCTACGCATTTGCGTAGTACCGGAGTTAGTACATGCAGTGCTATGGCTAGAATCGGTGCAATGGTCACACCGTATATAGCTCAAGTATTTCTTCAGTGGTCTATAACTGGAGCAATGGCGATATACGCTATAACAGCATTATGTGCTGCTGCGGCTACTCTTGCTTTGCCCGTTGAAACAAAAAGTCAGCCACTGAACGATTCATCTCAAGAAACGAGATGA
- the LOC128876986 gene encoding synaptic vesicle 2-related protein isoform X3, with protein sequence MVDSMEITILSILSPSLHCDWGITRYQQALATTVVFLGMMLSSTFWSNLSDRYGSKQSLTLCAVLLLYYAFLSAFAPNFLWILLLRGLVGFAIGCVPQSVTLYAEFLPAKQRAKCVILLDCFWALGACFEVAIALVVMPNFGWRWLLILSTIPLLVFAIITPWLPESTIFDMTSGRMDKAVSTLERVARENKKPLPPGRLVMDRFYPVNHGKLKDVLSKEMCRTSTLLWLVWMSTAFCYYGVVLMTTELFHTSSEQCSSWKNKKEDICQLDCRLERSDYIDLLWTTLAEFPGIFSTIFAIEKIGRRKTMAFQLVMFAMLICFLGRACLLSRVALTLAIFLARGLIAGVFQAAYVYTPEVYPTHLRSTGVSTCSAMARIGAMVTPYIAQVFLQWSITGAMAIYAITALCAAAATLALPVETKSQPLNDSSQETR encoded by the exons ATGGTAGACAGTATggaaataacgatattaagTATTTTAAGTCCATCATTGCATTGCGACTGGGGTATAACTAGATATCAACAAGCTTTAGCAACTACG GTTGTTTTTCTAGGTATGATGCTAAGTTCTACATTCTGGAGTAATTTAAGTGACAGATATGGTAGTAAGCAATCCTTAACTTTGTGCGCTGTATTGTTGCTTTATTATGCATTCTTGAGTGCCTTTGCACCAAATTTCTTGTGGATTTTGCTGCTTAGAGGACTAGTTGGCTTTGCTATTGGTTGCGTACCGCAATC aGTCACTTTATACGCAGAATTTCTTCCAGCAAAGCAAAGAGCAAAATGCGTCATTCTATTAGAC TGTTTTTGGGCACTCGGTGCTTGTTTCGAAGTGGCGATAGCATTGGTAGTAATGCCAAACTTTGGTTGGAGATGGCTTCTTATCCTATCGACGATACCGCTTCTTGTATTCGCTATAATTACACCA TGGTTACCAGAGTCTACAATATTTGACATGACTAGTGGAAGGATGGATAAAGCCGTCTCCACATTAGAACGAGTAGCAAGAGAGAATAAGAAACCTTTACCGCCAGGAAGATTAGTCATGGATCGTTTTTATCCAGTAAATCATGGTAAATTAAAGGATGTGCTAAGTAAAGAAATGTGTAGGACGTCTACTTTGCTTTGGCTTGTatg GATGAGCACAGCATTTTGTTACTATGGTGTAGTACTAATGACGACGGAACTGTTTCACACATCGTCGGAACAGTGTAGCTcctggaaaaataaaaaagaagatatttGCCAATTGGATTGTCGTTTGGAACGTAGCGACTACATCGACCTTCTTTGGACGACGTTAGCCGAGTTTCCGGGAATTTTTTCTACTATTTTTGCAATCGAGAAGATCGGCAGAAGGAAAACTATGGCTTTTCAACTCGTAATGTTCGCCATGCTCATTTGCTTCTTAGGCAGAGCTTGTTTATTGAGCAGAGTAGCATTGACGCTCGCGATCTTTCTAGCCAGAGGCCTGATTGCTGGTGTATTCCAAGCAGCTTACGTGTATACTCCAGAAGTGTACCCTACGCATTTGCGTAGTACCGGAGTTAGTACATGCAGTGCTATGGCTAGAATCGGTGCAATGGTCACACCGTATATAGCTCAAGTATTTCTTCAGTGGTCTATAACTGGAGCAATGGCGATATACGCTATAACAGCATTATGTGCTGCTGCGGCTACTCTTGCTTTGCCCGTTGAAACAAAAAGTCAGCCACTGAACGATTCATCTCAAGAAACGAGATGA
- the LOC128876992 gene encoding protein unc-119 homolog isoform X1 — protein MSVDSENKSNEAIAPFPPSTNQESADNGNIEGNPITPEIVLRLPTITDKYLCSPEANIYDIDFTRFQIRDLDTGAILFEITKPPAVECDTSQEVEPECEESGCEDANTGRFVRYQFTPQFLKLKTVGATVEFLVGSKPVNNFRMIERHFFRDRLLKTFDFQFGFCIPNSKNTCEHIYEFPTLPSDLVSEMIANPFETRSDSFYFVDNQLVMHNKADYAYNGGHTHDVL, from the exons ATGAGTGTTGATAGCGAAAACAAATCAAACGAAGCTATTGCTCCATTTCCGCCATCAACAAATCAGGAAAGCGCCGATAATGGCAATATCGAAGGAAATCCTATAACCCCTGAAATAGTGTTACGCTTACCTACGATTACCGATA aATATTTGTGTTCTCCAGAGGCAAACATTTACGACATTGATTTTACAAGATTTCAAATCAGAGATTTAGATACGGGAGCGATATTGTTCGAAATAACTAAACCACCAGCTGTTG aatgcGACACCAGTCAAGAGGTAGAACCGGAATGCGAAGAATCCGGTTGCGAGGACGCGAATACTGGCAGATTCGTACGTTATCAATTTACTCCTCAATTTCTTAAGCTAAAGACTGTCGGTGCTACGGTCGAGTTTCTCGTGGGTTCCAAACCAGTGAATAACTTTCGAATGATCGAACGTCACTTCTTTCGGGATAGGTTGTTAAAAACCTTTGACTTTCAATTTGGATTTTGTATACCGAACAGCAAGAATACCTGTGAACACATTTACGAGTTTCCTACTCTGCCTAGCGATTTGG TTTCTGAAATGATTGCAAATCCATTCGAAACACGCTCggattcgttttattttgtgGACAATCAATTGGTAATGCACAATAAAGCAGATTATGCATACAATGGTGGACATACACACGATGTACTTTAG
- the LOC128876992 gene encoding protein unc-119 homolog B isoform X2, protein MSVDSENKSNEAIAPFPPSTNQESADNGNIEGNPITPEIVLRLPTITDKYLCSPEANIYDIDFTRFQIRDLDTGAILFEITKPPAVECDTSQEVEPECEESGCEDANTGRFVRYQFTPQFLKLKTVGATVEFLVGSKPVNNFRMIERHFFRDRLLKTFDFQFGFCIPNSKNTCEHIYEFPTLPSDLVFYENSY, encoded by the exons ATGAGTGTTGATAGCGAAAACAAATCAAACGAAGCTATTGCTCCATTTCCGCCATCAACAAATCAGGAAAGCGCCGATAATGGCAATATCGAAGGAAATCCTATAACCCCTGAAATAGTGTTACGCTTACCTACGATTACCGATA aATATTTGTGTTCTCCAGAGGCAAACATTTACGACATTGATTTTACAAGATTTCAAATCAGAGATTTAGATACGGGAGCGATATTGTTCGAAATAACTAAACCACCAGCTGTTG aatgcGACACCAGTCAAGAGGTAGAACCGGAATGCGAAGAATCCGGTTGCGAGGACGCGAATACTGGCAGATTCGTACGTTATCAATTTACTCCTCAATTTCTTAAGCTAAAGACTGTCGGTGCTACGGTCGAGTTTCTCGTGGGTTCCAAACCAGTGAATAACTTTCGAATGATCGAACGTCACTTCTTTCGGGATAGGTTGTTAAAAACCTTTGACTTTCAATTTGGATTTTGTATACCGAACAGCAAGAATACCTGTGAACACATTTACGAGTTTCCTACTCTGCCTAGCGATTTGG TGTTCTACGAAAATTCTTATTAA
- the LOC128876990 gene encoding protein ABHD11, whose protein sequence is MNGVCRCYLIITRNIFVQHQKQDFVAISSVTSYLLPGHIRSKSTSVVPVKLAYASYESMKGTKNSSKHPIILMHGLFGSKNNWNSLSKAIHQQTDRKVITIDARNHGDSPHSTEMSYEHMAKDVVQLMNDLEFEKSILVGHSMGGSTMMYVALYYPELVEKLVVVDMSPVRTSPKLMEIKKVFRAMQTVQLNNIPTLTKARKVAEEQLANHDVKPLAIRQFLTMNLVEANNGKYKWRVNLPVLEQNFDSNIAKFPRSETKVYEGPTLFIGGANSDYIQVEDHNEIKKYFPSSQFVYISDADHWVHADKPTEFLKIAVNFINQP, encoded by the exons atgaATGGTGTGTGCCGTTGTTACTTAATAATAAcacgaaatattttcgtgCAGCATCAGAAACAAGACTTTGTCGCTATCTCATCTGTCACATCGTATTTATTACCTGGACACATACGTAGCAAATCTACTTC tGTGGTACCGGTGAAGCTAGCGTACGCTTCCTACGAATCGATGAAGggaacaaaaaattcatccaAACATCCTATCATTCTAATGCACGGCTTGTTCGGTTCGAAAAACAATTGGAACTCTTTATCAAAAGCGATACACCAGCAAACAGATCGTAAG GTGATAACTATAGATGCAAGGAACCACGGTGATTCTCCACATTCTACAGAAATGTCGTACGAACATATGGCAAAGGACGTAGTTCAACTTATGAACGACttggaatttgaaaaatctatATTAGTAGGACACAGCATGGGAGGCTCTACGATGATGTACGTGGCTTTGTATTATCCAGAACTAGTAGAAAAATTAGTAGTGGTAGATATGTCTCCTGTGAGGACTAGTCCTAAACTTATGGAGAtcaaaaaagtatttcgtgcTATGCAAACTGTACAACTAAATAATATACCAACTTTAACGAAAGCACGTAAAGTGGCAGAGGAACAACTCGCGAATCACGATGTCAAACCTTTGGCTATACGTCAG TTTTTAACGATGAATTTAGTGGAAGCCAATAACGGAAAATATAAATGGCGGGTTAATTTACCTGTACTCGAACAGAATTTTGATTCAAATATAGCTAAATTTCCACGTTCGGAAACAAAAGTTTATGAAGGACCAACGTTATTTATAGGTGGTGCTAATAGTGATTATATACAAGTAGAAGATCacaatgaaattaagaaatattttccctCTAGTCAATTTGTGTACATAAGTGATGCAGATCATTGGGTTCACGCGGATAAGCCAACCGAATTCCTGAAGATTGCAGTCAATTTCATTAATCAACCATAA
- the LOC128876993 gene encoding transmembrane emp24 domain-containing protein-like, whose translation MRWFILCLFLLVSITNASCYLITVDAHAEECFFDRVEAGTKMGLTFEIAEGGFLDIDVKIIGPDKKIIYQGDQESSGKYIFAAHVPGVYTYCFGNQKSSMTPKVVMFSMDIGDNPKTVEQTSDGKNGDNSNHSKIDDMIKELSTSLWGVKSEQEYMQVRDRIHRDINESTNFLVVTWAFFEAMVLVCMTIGQIFYLKRFFEVRRVI comes from the exons atgaggtggtttattttgtgtttatTCCTGCTTGTTTCGATTACAAACGCAAGTTGTTATTTAATCACCGTCGATGCACACGCCGAAGAATGTTTCTTCGACAGAGTAGAAGCGGGCACGAAAATGG GTCTCACATTTGAAATAGCGGAGGGTGGATTCTTAGATAtagatgtaaaaataattggcCCAGATAAAAAGATAATCTATCAGGGTGATCAAGAAAGTAGcggtaaatatatatttgctGCACATGTTCCTGGTGTTTATACGTATTGCTTTGGTAATCAGAAAAGCAGTATGACGCCGAAAGTTGTCATGTTCAGTATGGACATTGGTGACAATCCTAAAACAGTTGAACAAACTTCGGATGGAAAGAACGGCGATAACTCGAATCATAGTAAAATAGATGATATGATTAAAGAATTAAGTACGAGTTTGTGGGGAGTGAAAAGCGAGCAAGAATACATGCAG gttCGCGATCGAATTCATAGAGATATCAACGAAAGTACCAATTTCCTTGTAGTTACGTGGGCTTTCTTTGAAGCTATGGTTTTGGTTTGTATGACAATAGgacaaattttctatttaaaacgTTTCTTTGAAGTCAGAAGAGTTATCTAA